One stretch of Castor canadensis chromosome 12, mCasCan1.hap1v2, whole genome shotgun sequence DNA includes these proteins:
- the Rrm2 gene encoding ribonucleoside-diphosphate reductase subunit M2 has translation MLSVRVPLATIVDQQQLQLSPLKGLSLADKENTPPSLSGTRVLASKTARRIFPEPAKPKSDPPAPSVEDEPLLRENPRRFVIFPIEYHDIWQMYKKAEASFWTAEEVDLSKDIQHWELLKPEERYFISHVLAFFAASDGIVNENLVERFSQEVQITEARCFYGFQIAMENIHSEMYSLLIDTYIKDPKEREFLFNAIETMPCVKKKADWALRWIGDKEATYGERVVAFAAVEGIFFSGSFASIFWLKKRGLMPGLTFSNELISRDEGLHCDFACLMFKHLLHKPSEQRVKEIIINAVRIEQEFLTEALPVKLIGMNCTLMKQYIEFVADRLMLELGFSKVFRVENPFDFMENISLEGKTNFFEKRVGEYQRMGVMSSPTENSFTLDADF, from the exons ATGCTCTCCGTCCGCGTCCCGCTCGCCACCATCGTGGACCAGCAGCAGCTGCAGCTCTCGCCACTGAAGGGACTCAGCCTGGCCGACAAGGAGAACACG CCTCCGTCCCTCAGCGGGACCCGTGTCCTGGCCAGCAAGACCGCGAGGAGGATCTTCCCGGAGCCGGCCAAACCG AAGTCTGACCCACCTGCCCCCAGCGTGGAGGACGAACCACTGCTGAGAGAAAACCCCCGTCGCTTTGTCATCTTTCCTATCGAGTATCACGATATCTGGCAGATGTACAAGAAGGCCGAGGCTTCCTTCTGGACAGCTGAGGAG GTGGATCTTTCCAAGGACATCCAGCACTGGGAGCTGCTGAAGCCAGAGGAGAGATACTTCATATCTCATGTCTTGGCTTTCTTTGCAGCCAGTGATGGCATAGTGAATGAAAATTTG GTGGAGCGATTTAGCCAAGAAGTGCAAATTACAGAAGCCCGCTGTTTCTATGGCTTCCAAATTGCCATGGAAaacatacattctgaaatgtACAGTCTCCTTATTGACACTTACATTAAAGATCCCAAAGAAAG GGAATTTCTCTTCAATGCCATTGAAACAATGCCTTGTGTGAAGAAGAAGGCAGACTGGGCCTTGCGTTGGATTGGGGACAAAGAGGCCACCTATG GAGAACGTGTTGTAGCCTTTGCCGCCGTGGAAGGAATCTTCTTTTCTGGTTCTTTTGCATCAATATTCTGGCTCAAGAAACGAGGACTGATGCCAGGGCTCACGTTTTCCAATGAGCTTATTAGCAGGGATGAG GGCTTACACTGTGACTTTGCCTGCCTGATGTTCAAACACCTGCTACATAAACCGTCGGAGCAGagagtaaaagaaataattatcaatGCTGTTAGGATTGAACAG GAGTTCCTCACGGAGGCCTTGCCAGTGAAGCTTATTGGCATGAATTGCACTTTAATGAAGCAGTACATTGAGTTTGTGGCAGACAGGCTTATGCTGGAGCTGGGTTTTAGCAAG GTTTTCAGAGTAGAGAATCCATTTGACTTCATGGAGAACATTTCTCTGGAAGGGAAGACTAACTTCTTTGAGAAGAGAGTAGGCGAGTATCAGCGGATGGGAGTGATGTCGAGTCCTACAGAGAATTCTTTTACCTTGGATGCTGACTTCTAA